The following is a genomic window from Crossiella equi.
GCGCGCTCGCCCTGACGCGGTTCCTGCTCGCGCCGAAGGACCCCGCGCTGCGGGTGAAGGCGCTCGGGCTGGACCTGCCCGGGCCGCTGGGCCTGGCCGCCGGGTTCGACAAGGACGCCACCGGGCCGGACGCGCTCGGCGCCCTCGGGTTCGCGTTCGTGGAGATCGGCACACTCACCGCCCAGGCCCAGCCGGGCAACCCGACCCCTCGGCTGTTCCGGCTCGCGGAGGACCGCGCGATCATCAACCGGATGGGCTTCAACAACGGCGGCTCGGCAGCGGCCGCGCACCGGCTGCGCGCCCGGCGCGGCAGGCCCGGGGCCGGGGTGGTCGGGGTGAACATCGGCAAGACCAAGGTCACGCCCGAGGCCGAGGCGGTCGGCGACTACGTGGCCAGCACCAGGCTGCTCGCCGGGGTGGCCGACTACTTCGTGGTCAACGTCAGCTCGCCCAACACCCCCGGGCTGCGCAACCTGCAGGCCGTGGAGTCGCTGCGACCGCTGCTCACCAGCGTGCGCGAGGCCCTGGACGCGGCCACCAGCAGCCGGGTGCCGCTGCTGGTCAAGATCGCGCCGGACCTCTCCGACGAGGACGTCGACTCCGTCGCCGACCTGGCCCTGGAGCTGGGCCTGGACGGCATCATCGCCACGAACACCACCATCGGGCGTACCGGCCTGCGCACACCACTCGATGAGGTGGAGCGCGCGGGCGCGGGCGGCCTGTCCGGTGCCCCGCTGAAGGCGCGCTCGCTTGAGGTGCTGCGCCGGTTGCGCGCCCGGGTGGGTGACCGGATCACGCTGGTCGCGGTCGGTGGCATCGAGTCCGCCGACGACGTGTGGCAGCGGCTGCGGGCCGGTGCGAGCCTGGTGCAGGGCTACACCGGACTGATCTACGGCGGCCCGCTGTGGCCCTGGCGGATCCACCGCGAGCTGTCCAGGAGGCTTCGTGCGGCCGGTCTCACCTCAATCGATCAGGTGGTCGCATCCGACTGACCCGGTCAGCGGTTTACAAGGTCGTGACGGTTCTTGAAAATCACCGTCATGGCCCGCTACCTCCGCATGCTGCTGAGCCTGCTGCTGGTGGCGCCCCTGCTGGCCTCCGCGCCCGGGGCGGCCACCGCCGCGGCCCTGGCCTGCCCACCGCCCGCCTTCGCCAAGCAGCAGCTGCGCGGGCTGTGGGTCGCCAGTGTGTCCAACATCAACTGGCCGTCCCGCGCCGGGCTGAGCGTGGCCGCGCAGCAGGCGGAGTACCGGCGGCTGCTCGAC
Proteins encoded in this region:
- a CDS encoding quinone-dependent dihydroorotate dehydrogenase, which codes for MLYRLFFNLVLRRFDAERVHHLSFGALKLLARIPGALALTRFLLAPKDPALRVKALGLDLPGPLGLAAGFDKDATGPDALGALGFAFVEIGTLTAQAQPGNPTPRLFRLAEDRAIINRMGFNNGGSAAAAHRLRARRGRPGAGVVGVNIGKTKVTPEAEAVGDYVASTRLLAGVADYFVVNVSSPNTPGLRNLQAVESLRPLLTSVREALDAATSSRVPLLVKIAPDLSDEDVDSVADLALELGLDGIIATNTTIGRTGLRTPLDEVERAGAGGLSGAPLKARSLEVLRRLRARVGDRITLVAVGGIESADDVWQRLRAGASLVQGYTGLIYGGPLWPWRIHRELSRRLRAAGLTSIDQVVASD